One Candidatus Nitronauta litoralis genomic window, TTTTTTAATCAGTGGTTTCGCCGATGTGTTGCCGGGGATTGAAAACGGTCCCTGTATCTTCCCGGGAGTAAAAAATGAAATCTTACAATGCGGAGCATATCAGGAACGTCGGATTAATCGGGCATGGTGGATCAGGGAAGACTTCTACCGCCGAAGCTGTTTTGTATATTGCCGGGGTGTCCGACCGGCTGGGTAAAGTTGGAGACAACTCCTCCGTCATGGACTTTGATCCTGACGAAATCAAACGCGGTAATTCAACAAACGCCTCCCTTGCAACATTTGAATTTCAAAAACATAAAATCAATCTGATCGACACTCCCGGAACCAATAATTTCGTAGGGGATACCGTGGGGTGTGTTCGAGTGGTTGACGGTGCCGTCGTGGTGATTGCTGCAGATACGGGGGTTCAGTTTTACACTGAGAAAACATGGAAATGGGCGAATGACCAGGGAATACCCAGGATTCTGTTTATTAACAAGATGGATTCCGAGGAGTCCCAGGTCGATAGTATCCTGGAAGTGGTTCGAAAAAAATTTTCAATCAAACCGGTATTGCTGGACCTCCCAGTGGGCAGCGGCGATGGGTTCAAGGGTATTGTGGACCTGGTAGAACAAAAATACTTTGAATATGAAAAAGGCGGTAAAGGGGTTGGAAAAGTGACCGCCATACCTGATGACCTGGCAGACGAGGTGGAAACGGCGCGGATGGAGTTGGTTGAATCTGTCGCCGAAGCTGATGATGAGCTCATCGAAATTTATCTCGAAACGGGTGAGCTTTCCGAAGAAGAATTTTTAAAGGGGCTAAAGGGTGGAATAGCGAGTGGGAACCTTGTACCGGTTTTGCTGGGAGCCGCTCTTCACAATATCGGTGTCGATCGATTGATGAATGCTATGGTCGAATACATTCCTTCCCCGGATAAACGGAATGCTCAATTGGCAACCCAAGTGGAAAGCGGAGAAACAACAGAAATTTCTCCTGACGCTTCGGGGCCTTTCACCGCTCAGGTTTTTAAAACCATTGCTGACCCCTACGCAGGTAAGTTGACGTTGTTTCGGGTTTTTTCTGGTAAGCTGACAGGAGATTCGTCTGTTTATAATACGAATCATGAAGCCAATGAGCGAGTGGGGCAACTCATGTCGCTCCAGGGCAAAAAACAGGTCCAATTACCTGAAGTGGTTGCAGGGGATATTGCCTGCGTGGCAAAATTAAAAGTGACCGGTACTGGTGATTCGCTGGGTCCCGATGCTAAAGGGGCAGTAAAATTCGAAGACATACCCTTTCCCAACGCAGTTCTAGCTCGTGGTATGGTCCCCAAAACCCGTGCCGATGAAGAAAAAATAAGTAATGCCCTGAACCGCCTTTGTGAAGAGGACCCGACTATAAAAGTAGAAAGGGATGCCCAGACGCACGAATTAATAGTTTCCGGTATGGGCGCAGTCCATTTAGATGTTATTCTGGAAAGGCTGAAGCGACGCTTTGGAGTGGAAGTAGATGTTAAGCCACCGAAGGTACCGTATCTGGAAACGATCAGAAAGAGCACAAAGGTACAGGGAAAGTATAAAAAGCAGACCGGGGGTAGAGGCCAATACGGAGATTGCTGGTTGGAGATCGGGCCGCTTGCAAAGGGCGCTGGTTTTCAATTCGAAAACAAGATTGTTGGTGGTGCGATCCCTAAAACCTATATTCCGGCTGTGGAAAAGGGAGTGCAGGAAGCCATGGCAGGAGGCGTGGTCGCTCATTACCCGATGGTGGACATCAGGGTTGCGGTTTATGATGGTTCTTACCATGATGTCGACTCATCTGAAATGGCTTTTAAGATCGCGGGATCGATGGGCTTCAAAAAAGGTGTGTTGGATTGCAAACCGATCCTGCTTGAGCCTGTAATGCTCTTGAATGTCGTTGTGCCGAGTGAATCTATGGGCGATATCATTGGTGACCTCAACTCAAAACGTGGGAAGGTGTTGGGTGTTGAAGCTGATGAAGATACACAGAATATCCGGGCACACGTTCCGATGGCTTCTTTATTAAACTATGCTCCCGAATTACGGGCGATCACCGGAGGGCGTGGCGAGTTTGAAATGGAATTCGACCACTACGATGATGTTCCTGAACACATTGCCTCTAAAATTATTGAAGAAGCTCAATCGAAAAAAGTTGAAAGTAAGGAGTAATCTCCCAACAAAAGGA contains:
- the fusA gene encoding elongation factor G — encoded protein: MKSYNAEHIRNVGLIGHGGSGKTSTAEAVLYIAGVSDRLGKVGDNSSVMDFDPDEIKRGNSTNASLATFEFQKHKINLIDTPGTNNFVGDTVGCVRVVDGAVVVIAADTGVQFYTEKTWKWANDQGIPRILFINKMDSEESQVDSILEVVRKKFSIKPVLLDLPVGSGDGFKGIVDLVEQKYFEYEKGGKGVGKVTAIPDDLADEVETARMELVESVAEADDELIEIYLETGELSEEEFLKGLKGGIASGNLVPVLLGAALHNIGVDRLMNAMVEYIPSPDKRNAQLATQVESGETTEISPDASGPFTAQVFKTIADPYAGKLTLFRVFSGKLTGDSSVYNTNHEANERVGQLMSLQGKKQVQLPEVVAGDIACVAKLKVTGTGDSLGPDAKGAVKFEDIPFPNAVLARGMVPKTRADEEKISNALNRLCEEDPTIKVERDAQTHELIVSGMGAVHLDVILERLKRRFGVEVDVKPPKVPYLETIRKSTKVQGKYKKQTGGRGQYGDCWLEIGPLAKGAGFQFENKIVGGAIPKTYIPAVEKGVQEAMAGGVVAHYPMVDIRVAVYDGSYHDVDSSEMAFKIAGSMGFKKGVLDCKPILLEPVMLLNVVVPSESMGDIIGDLNSKRGKVLGVEADEDTQNIRAHVPMASLLNYAPELRAITGGRGEFEMEFDHYDDVPEHIASKIIEEAQSKKVESKE